A window from Salvia miltiorrhiza cultivar Shanhuang (shh) chromosome 2, IMPLAD_Smil_shh, whole genome shotgun sequence encodes these proteins:
- the LOC131012115 gene encoding endoplasmic reticulum oxidoreductin-1-like, producing MAEAKAVGGGKKKQLKKSKQGKGGMRKLASIGAALVVVVVAIAITYNHAQIHKSCHCSQDARKYTGIVEDCCCDYETVDSVNGDVLHPLLQDLVRTPFFRYFKVKLWCDCPFWPDDGMCKLRDCSVCECPENEFPEPFKRPIQYGLPSDDLKCQEGKPQAAVDRTLDSKAFRGWIEVDNPWTLDDETDNSEMTYVNLQLNPERYTGYTGPSARRIWDAIYSENCPKYPSGEICQEKKVLYKLISGLHSSISIHIAADYLLDEARNLWGRNLELMYDRVLMYPDRVRNLYFTFMFVLRAVTKAANYLEQAEYDTGNLEEDLKAQSLMRQLLYNPKLQAACPLPFDEAKLWQGQSGPELKLEIQKNFRNISGLMDCVGCEKCRLWGKLQVLGLGTALKILFSIDSKNHPNEPLQLQRNEVIALVNLLHRLSESVKLVNEIGPSVEKNMEEFTSEPSAREISLLERARLAVGRIGLTLPL from the exons ATGGCCGAAGCTAAAGCTGTTGGTGGTGGTAAGAAAAAACAGTTGAAGAAATCGAAACAGGGAAAAGGTGGAATGAGGAAATTGGCATCAATTGGGGCAGctttggtggtggtggtggtagcCATTGCTATAACGTACAATCATGCTCAAATTCACAAGTCTTGCCATTGTTCTCAG GATGCTCGTAAGTATACTGGCATTGTTGAGGACTGTTGTTGTGATTATGAGACAGTGGATAGTGTTAATGGGGATGTACTACACCCTTTACTTCAAGATCTTGTTAGAACTCCATTTTTTCGATACTTTAAG GTTAAGTTGTGGTGTGACTGCCCCTTTTGGCCCGATGATGGTATGTGCAAGTTGCGTGATTGCAGTGTATGTGAATGTCCAGAAAATGAATTTCCCGAACCTTTTAAGCGGCCGATTCAGTATGGTTTGCCATCTGATGACTTAAAATGCCAAGAGGGAAAACCACAGGCAGCCGTTGATCGTACTCTGGATTCGAAGGCCTTTAGGGGCTGGATAGAAGTGGATAATCCTTGGACCCTTGATGACGAGACTGATAATA GTGAGATGACATATGTTAATCTGCAACTGAATCCCGAACGGTATACTGGCTATACGGGGCCATCAGCTAGAAGGATATGGGACGCCATATATTCAGAAAACTGTCCAAAAT ATCCATCAGGAGAGATTTGTCAGGAGAAAAAAGTTCTATACAAGTTAATTTCAGGTCTTCACTCCTCAATTTCAATTCACATTGCCGCTGATTACCTGCTTGATGAAGCTAGAAATCTG TGGGGTAGAAATTTGGAGCTGATGTACGACCGTGTTTTGATGTATCCTGATCGTGTGAGAAACTTATACTTCACTTTCATGTTTGTTCTCCGAGCTGTGACAAAA GCTGCAAATTACTTGGAGCAGGCTGAATATGATACCGGTAACCTCGAGGAGGACCTGAAAGCACAGTCTTTAATGCGTCAGCTACTTTACAACCCAAAACTGCAGGCTGCATGTCCCCTTCCGTTTGATGAAGCTAAATTGTGGCAAGGACAAAGTGGGCCGGAGTTGAAGCTTGAGATTCAGAAGAACTTCAGGAACATCAG TGGTCTGATGGATTGTGTTGGATGTGAGAAATGTCGTCTTTGGGGTAAACTTCAGGTCCTTGGTCTTGGAACTGCCCTGAAAATTCTGTTCTCCATCGATAGTAAAAACCATCCAAATGAACCA CTGCAACTGCAAAGAAATGAAGTGATTGCTTTAGTGAACCTTCTTCATCGACTCTCAGAATCTGTTAAACTTGTCAATGAAATTGGCCCTTCAGTTGAGAAGAATATGGAGGAGTTCACATCAGAGCCTTCAGCGCGAGAAATTAGTTTACTAGAAAGAGCGAGGCTGGCAGTAGGAAGAATTGG GTTGACCCTTCCACTGTAG